From the Anaeromyxobacter dehalogenans 2CP-1 genome, the window GAGAGGACCCGGTGCGGGGAGCGCGGCGGCGACGTCGCGCTCCCCCGCGCCTCGCACCTGCCGTCGGAGGACTCCGCATGCGCCTCGCCGTCGCCGCCGCCCTCGCTGCCCTGACCGCCCCCCTCTCCGCCGTCGCCGTGGACGGCGACGGGCACGTGGTGCACCAGCGCCGGGAGGTCCCGGCCTTCCAGTCCATCCAGCTCGCCGGCTCGCTCGACCTCGAGGTGAAGGTCGGGCCGGCCCGGTCGGTCGTGGTCGTGGCCGACGAGAACCTGCAGCCGGAGATCGTCACCGAGGTCCGGGGTGGCACGCTCACCATCCGCAACGAGCGCGACCTCCGCTCGTACCGCGGGCCGCGCGTCGAGGTCACCGTCCCCGCGCTCGAGCGGCTCGCGCTCGCCGGCTCCGGCAACGCCTCGGTCGACGGCGCGCGCGGCGACCAGGTGCTCTCCCTGAGCGGCTCCGGCCACCTGCGCTGGACCGGCACCGCCGGGAAGCTCCGGGTGGAGCTCGCCGGCTCCGGCTCCGCGGAGCTGGACGGGCGCGCCGATCGGCTGGAGGCCGCGGTGAAGGGCTCGGGCGAGATCCTGGGCCGCCGGCTCGCGGCCCACGACGCGGCGGTGCAGATCTCCGGCTCGGGCGACGCCGAGGTGACCCTGGCCGGCGGCGCGCTCCGCGCGTCGGTCGCCGGCTCCGGCGACGTGCGCTGGTGGGGCGAGGGCCGGGTGGAGCAGGCCGCCGTGGCCGGCTCCGGGCGCATCACCCGCGGGTGAGCTCCGGGCCCGCGCGGCTACAGGGCGGCGTGCACCACCCCATCCCGCCCGATCCAGGCCCGGCTCATGGCCTCGGTGCAGAACGCGAACCCCGGGTCGCCCGCCGGGCCGACCAGGATCAGGCCGCCCTCGCCCTGCACGCGCGCGGCGAGCATCCGCACCGCCTCGCGGGCCGCCTCCGCCGGCGTGGCGCCCGCGGCCACCCGGTCGGCCGCGTACCGCGCCAGGGTCACCTGGATGACGCGCTCGCCGTGGCCGGTGCAGGAGACCGCCGCCGAGGCGTCGTCCGCGTAGGTGCCGGCCCCGATGATGGGCGTGTCGCCCACGCGGCCGGCGCGCTTCAGCATCATCCCGCCGGTGGACGTGGCGGCGGCGAGGTGGCCCCGCGCGTCGCGCGCGGCGG encodes:
- a CDS encoding head GIN domain-containing protein encodes the protein MRLAVAAALAALTAPLSAVAVDGDGHVVHQRREVPAFQSIQLAGSLDLEVKVGPARSVVVVADENLQPEIVTEVRGGTLTIRNERDLRSYRGPRVEVTVPALERLALAGSGNASVDGARGDQVLSLSGSGHLRWTGTAGKLRVELAGSGSAELDGRADRLEAAVKGSGEILGRRLAAHDAAVQISGSGDAEVTLAGGALRASVAGSGDVRWWGEGRVEQAAVAGSGRITRG